One part of the Phaeodactylum tricornutum CCAP 1055/1 chromosome 17, whole genome shotgun sequence genome encodes these proteins:
- a CDS encoding predicted protein yields MTPSAANTNDANRPFILLDGGTGREIQQRGGPFRQPEWSALALYEDPDIVRAVHESFLNAGSTAITTNTYALVPYHIGSDRFRKDAPRLFSLAISLAAEAKGDRQHVQILGSIPPVCGSYEPQSFDEATAKSILDWFMPVLGDSPLVDAYLLETVGSTREARFYLQYMQSFVKAVAESLDSLSNGTLAREKPVWLSFCIASHPGATQTPHLLTGETLTQAVHALIEEGLLTAATVPVVLVNCCDVKLVLNAVQELHAVLSPLGIRVGAYPNAFSIPPPNAANHTLRQVDYNVTPGRWAATAKSWINAGASVVGGCCGVGPKYITALASVVAQSKESTDVDIFETLD; encoded by the coding sequence ATGACACCTTCTGCAGCGAATACGAACGACGCCAATCGTCCTTTTATACTTTTGGACGGAGGCACGGGGCGGGAAATTCAACAGCGTGGGGGGCCGTTTCGACAGCCGGAATGGTCGGCGTTGGCGCTGTACGAAGACCCCGACATTGTCCGCGCAGTGCACGAGTCTTTTTTAAACGCGGGTTCTACAGCAATCACTACAAACACCTACGCGCTTGTGCCTTATCACATTGGTTCGGATCGTTTTCGAAAGGACGCCCCCCGGTTgttttccttggcaatcTCCTTGGCTGCTGAAGCGAAGGGCGATCGTCAACACGTGCAGATTCTCGGCTCGATTCCTCCAGTGTGTGGATCTTACGAACCTCAGTCGTTCGATGAAGCAACGGCAAAGTCAATATTGGATTGGTTCATGCCTGTCTTAGGCGATAGCCCTTTGGTGGACGCGTacttgttggaaacggtAGGGTCTACGCGGGAAGCTCGATTCTATCTGCAGTACATGCAATCTTTCGTAAAAGCTGTAGCGGAATCTCTGGACTCGCTGTCAAACGGTACTTTAGCCCGGGAAAAACCTGTATGGCTGAGTTTTTGTATTGCATCCCATCCTGGTGCCACACAAACACCACATCTGCTGACCGGAGAAACTTTGACTCAGGCCGTACACGCGCTGATTGAAGAAGGGCTCTTGACTGCTGCAACTGTACCCGTGGTGCTCGTCAACTGCTGCGACGTAAAGCTGGTTCTGAATGCCGTTCAGGAGCTACACGCGGTGCTGTCGCCACTGGGTATTCGGGTTGGTGCCTACCCTAACGCCTTTTCCATCCCTCCACCGAATGCCGCGAACCATACTTTGCGCCAAGTCGACTACAACGTGACTCCCGGGCGTTGGGCTGCCACGGCAAAATCGTGGATCAATGCCGGTGCTAGTGTTGTTGGTGGATGCTGTGGAGTTGGACCAAAATACATCACGGCACTGGCGAGCGTGGTGGCTCAGTCCAAGGAAAGCACTGATGTAGACATCTTTGAAACCCTAGACTAA
- a CDS encoding predicted protein, producing the protein MLRLTGVLFIAIGAIEKASVEGFGVVPKPLTNSCRFSHGKIQSVHFAKFKPSVPEYLVNENDEGENSGEDGLRNGAELEQHTSKTSEPLILPEPPVVVAETPHSMKGDLKPSTQFAALAPGTVVHIQVGDVSLARKAWKKRRRSGSPLLVPCSVLNVDRASTIRWNLIYILEKFGRSNASGIRMTLTELSSRHRTHLKSSLSSHAVALGYETPRDMVEALFNKKAQDEYGVKLLEANPEGKNTNENGQHLILQAPLSRFKAQKRANAAPILQFFSQQGSTVDTLQHTGVVRNRQNGVDMEAGDNLYRLQPLSAALRVSQEDVEAGTIHNGSFHAAVVFDYDMHGDGGEPLLTLSLNPARNQVRDRLKISDRKYTPLANPRYILKELTMGDGPMEGKVLRLIKGGALVDCGVGRRVNNAPYETVRVLGYLRYKDATPSSVGQSRISGTVEVYNSNHDGDMDSLDSADDLDDDEWEEILSIDHLDADIDEDQEGDQVDDVTIPEGIFDDAEDDEFTNSEDITHMFHQNEDGSLTYRDPESGETQIIELSSGNDEVEYNDETSQDDEEDQPVVFAKPGARSFGGRMIPEGLWNTTPSRLKKLHVGDRIDLYVKSVSKQSNRLMLTMNADIKGKNAKQVKHETEFNKKLSRLISQIGGLQKVGALSGKEMDGVVRALSKTGDWIYVEPSDDSLPVGVAFAPKALLADIAQGDSVRIQVEGVDEDRVLPSRLSNVYTYAGIAWAETIDL; encoded by the exons ATGTTGCGTTTGACTGGTGTACTGTTCATCGCCATTGGCGCCATAGAAAAAGCCAGTGTTGAGGGCTTCGGGGTGGTACCGAAACCCTTGACCAATTCTTGTCGTTTTTCTCATGGTAAAATTCAGTCAGTACACTTTGCAAAGTTCAAGCCTTCCGTTCCGGAATACCTGGTAAATGAAAACGATGAAGGGGAGAACAGTGGAGAAGATGGCTTAAGGAATGGCGCAGAGCTGGAACAGCATACTTCAAAAACATCCGAGCCCTTGATACTACCGGAACCTCCAGTTGTAGTCGCTGAGACGCCGCATTCCATGAAAGGCGATCTTAAGCCATCGACGCAATTCGCGGCACTGGCTCCGGGAACCGTCGTACACATTCAAGTTGGAGACGTTTCTCTCGCACGCAAGGCTTGGAAAAAACGACGTCGGTCGGGATCGCCCTTGCTCGTTCCTTGCAGCGTACTGAATGTTGATCGAGCCTCTACAATCCGCTGGAATCTCATTTATATTCTAGAAAAGTTTGGACGGAGTAATGCCAGTGGTATTCGGATGACCTTGACAGAGCTTTCCTCACGACACCGGACGCATCTCAAATCGTCCCTCAGCTCGCACGCAGTGGCGCTGGGATACGAGACGCCCCGAGATATGGTGGAGGCTCTGTTCAATAAAAAAGCCCAAGACGAGTATGGTGTCAAACTCTTGGAAGCGAATCCAGAAGGCAAAAACACCAATGAAAACGGTCAACATCTAATTTTGCAGGCTCCGCTCTCAAGGTTCAAAGCTCAAAAACGTGCAAATGCGGCACCCATTTTGCAATTTTTTTCGCAACAAGGTTCAACTGTTGACACGCTCCAACACACTGGTGTTGTACGAAATCGACAGAATGGTGTGGACATGGAAGCGGGCGATAATCTATATCGTCTCCAGCCACTTTCCGCTGCTCTTAGAGTCAGCCAAGAAGACGTGGAAGCCGGTACAATTCACAACGGCAGCTTCCACGCTGCCGTTGTCTTCGACTACGACATGCACGGTGATGGAGGTGAACCGCTTCTTACCTTGTCACTCAATCCAGCCCGCAATCAAGTCCGGGATCGTCTTAAAATTAGTGATCGCAAGTACACACCGTTGGCTAATCCAAGATACATACTCAAAGAACTTACTATGGGCGATGGACCAATGGAAGGAAAAGTGCTGCGCCTTATAAAAGGAGGCGCCTTGGTTGACTGCGGTGTCGGACGCAGAGTGAACAATGCTCCGTATGAAACAGTCCGTGTCTTGGGTTACTTGCGTTACAAGGATGCAACCCCGTCGAGTGTCGGTCAATCAAGAATATCTGGTACGGTAGAAGTTTACAATAGCAACCACGATGGTGATATGGACTCATTAGATAGTGCTGATGAtttggacgatgacgaatgGGAGGAGATTCTCTCTATAGACCACTTGGATGCCGATATTGACGAAGATCAAGAGGGCGATCAGGTCGATGATGTGACAATTCCTGAAGGCATTTTCGATGATGCAGAGGATGACGAGTTTACGAACTCTGAAGATATTACGCATATGTTTCACCAAAACGAGGACGGTTCACTAACGTATAGAGATCCGGAATCGGGAGAGACTCAGATAATTGAATTGAGCAGCGGTAACGACGAGGTCGAGTACAACGATGAGACAAGTCAGGACGATGAGGAGGATCAACCCGTCGTTTTTGCAAAACCAGGGGCTAGGTCttttggtggacgaatgATACCGGAGGGACTTTGGAACACCACACCCTCCAGACTAAAGAAGTTGCACGTCGGCGATCGCATTGATCTATACGTAAAGTCTGTGTCCAAGCAGTCGAATCGTCTTATGCTGACTATGAACGCTGACATCAAAGGCAAGAATGCCAAGCAAGTGAAGCATGAGACGGAATTCAATAAAAAGCTCTCTCGTTTAATTTCGCAGATTGGAGGCCTGCAGAAAGTTGGAGCTTTATCaggcaaagaaatggatggTGTTGTCAGGGCGTTGTCCAAGACTGGTGACTGGATTTATGTGGAACCCAGTGACGACAGTTTGCCGGTGGGGGTTGCCTTTGCTCCAAAAGCGCTTCTTGCTGACATTGCTCAAGGAGACTCTGTAAGGATACAGGTTGAAGGAGTAGATGAGGATAGAG TTTTACCTTCGCGCCTCTCGAACGTGTACACGTACGCAGGCATAGCGTGGGCCGAGACGATTGATCTCTGA
- a CDS encoding predicted protein: MNSHGVDFDDIHQANLLRQAESSSLVEIQHQPQHQEQAHIQDNQLGQFSCSVLHETSIQLLGIPPVLDELMQAQTTASTSLPQTPSLYQGYRSTPIRRMLSDREQFLIFVKILFKCLERADDKNLRQRAKTVVSECTRRNRLGDSQYTPLQEAVERRLKRIVGELYWCQAQVYTNRYCRQKGLVAMHQTAVPV, encoded by the coding sequence ATGAACTCGCATGGAGTTGATTTTGACGATATCCATCAAGCAAATTTACTACGCCAAGCCGAGAGCTCATCCCTGGTGGAAATTCAACACCAGCCGCAACATCAAGAGCAAGCACATATACAAGACAACCAACTTGGCCAGTTTTCGTGCTCAGTTTTACACGAGACATCTATTCAACTTCTTGGCATTCCACCCGTTCTCGACGAACTGATGCAGGCTCAAACTACTGCTTCAACTAGTCTTCCTCAGACGCCTTCTTTGTACCAGGGGTATCGATCCACTCCGATTCGCAGGATGCTTTCGGATCGTGAGCAGTTTCTCATCTTTGTGAAGATCCTTTTCAAGTGTTTGGAAAGGGCAGACGACAAAAATCTACGACAACGGGCCAAGACTGTTGTCAGTGAGTGTACGCGACGAAATCGACTAGGGGATTCACAATACACTCCTCTGCAAGAAGCAGTCGAACGGCGTTTGAAGCGCATCGTCGGGGAGCTGTATTGGTGCCAAGCGCAGGTTTACACAAATCGCTACTGTCGCCAGAAGGGGCTGGTGGCAATGCATCAAACTGCAGTTCCAGTCTAG
- a CDS encoding predicted protein, whose protein sequence is MKRNFLNVQKFLEDQFPELRGHITGANYPPPATIELAANLMSVIQLMGIFWIVAGGEKIFRFLGYPQNQLPSVYHTINQNAMPIGIFLFLILPQWIGRYTQTGAFEVYLNDKEIFSKLSKGAFPTADDLISSLVQAGLQTAQD, encoded by the coding sequence ATGAAGAGGAACTTTTTGAATGTGCAAAAGTTCCTCGAAGACCAGTTTCCCGAATTACGGGGGCACATTACGGGGGCCAACTACCCCCCACCAGCGACAATCGAACTAGCGGCCAACCTCATGTCCGTCATACAGCTCATGGGTATTTTCTGGATCGTCGCGGGTGGAGAAAAAATCTTTCGGTTCCTGGGCTATCCTCAAAATCAACTGCCTAGTGTCTATCATACCATCAACCAGAATGCGATGCCGATTGGCATTTTCTTGTTTCTGATTCTGCCGCAGTGGATTGGACGATATACCCAAACGGGAGCTTTTGAAGTTTATCTAAATGACAAAGAGATCTTCAGTAAGCTTTCGAAGGGAGCTTTTCCGACCGCTGACGACCtgatttcttctttggtcCAGGCAGGCTTGCAAACTGCCCAAGACTAG
- a CDS encoding predicted protein produces the protein MVIMSSWSGHRFFGFGVTVKPFCSATGALGRQLRVPRSMLQFFTVSTTSVQQRDLFGFRHWHFSCYVSLETMVPLVSSIRRYGGRCMPYIFLVPKEVACTIGFFGTHGLIMRLFNAILMLCVLADTSSCFVAFTSVAAPERRVPSALSLHKSVETPESAAEKSMVFQHQTITRKGMLVRSTAVLSSILSNPFTANADTPTSIQSCPKGTGNSKVNCASTAAVRQVDNYIEPWTYPSSMPVNEVIARLKGAVSTDIHNTIVEQNETYLKVEAVRNFSTDMVEFLVNPEDHIVTFISRQTDGPDFGDFGANRKRLNEIRRKARVFDVMGGQGYARESALGQLKAFYGLQSGAGFEDVILDLDN, from the exons ATGGTCATTATGAGCTCGTGGAGCGGGCACCGCTTCTTTGGATTCGGGGTAACAGTTAAGCCTTTCTGCTCTGCCACGGGCGCTCTGGGTCGCCAACTTCGAGTACCCCGATCTATGCTGCAG TTTTTTACTGTCAGCACAACGTCCGTCCAACAACGGGACCTCTTTGGGTTCAGACATTGGCACTTCTCGTGTTACGTCAGTCTCGAGACCATGGTCCCACTGGTTTCGTCGATCCGTCGTTATGGCGGGCGATGCATGCCCTACATCTTTCTGGTTCCCAAGGAGGTTGCATGCACCATCGGTTTCTTTGGAACGCACGGCTTGATCATGAGACTCTTTAATGCCATTTTAATGCTGTGTGTATTAGCGGACACATCGAGTTGTTTCGTGGCTTTTACTTCAGTCGCTGCACCAGAACGCCGTGTTCCTTCCGCCTTGTCGCTACACAAATCGGTGGAGACTCCTGAATCTGCAGCGGAAAAATCGATGGTCTTTCAACACCAAACTATCACGCGCAAAGGAATGCTCGTTCGTTCCACTGCTGTATTATCGTCGATACTATCCAACCCTTTTACAGCCAACGCTGACACTCCTACCAGCATTCAGTCGTGTCCCAAGGGCACAGGAAATTCCAAAGTCAATTGTGCTTCGACGGCCGCCGTGCGTCAAGTCGACAACTATATCGAGCCGTGGACGTACCCGTCATCCATGCCCGTAAATGAGGTTATTGCTCGCCTCAAAGGAGCCGTCAGTACAGATATACACAATACGATCGTCGAACAAAACGAAACTTATCTCAAAGTAGAGGCCGTCCGCAATTTTTCTACCGATATGGTAGAGTTCCTAGTAAATCCAGAAGATCACATTGTCACATTCATTTCCCGACAGACGGATGGTCCGGATTTTGGAGACTTTGGCGCTAATAGGAAGCGATTAAACGAGATTCGCAGAAAAGCCCGCGTCTTTGACGTCATGGGTGGGCAAGGGTACGCCCGTGAATCCGCGCTTGGCCAGCTCAAAGCGTTCTACGGATTACAAAGTGGCGCCGGCTTTGAAGACGTCATTCTTGACTTGGACAACTAA
- a CDS encoding predicted protein has product MDSATCLCTSEGDSKELPVTFRPGSFTPLDQDTTTTANPTNNAVYDAVTALLLNVTIIGCLLLAYYVKKFRIYTLPESAGALLVGIAVGGIARLSTDNLQLWEFSPEVFFFVLLPPIIFEAGYSLKRKDFFDNIGAITLYAMFGTIISTFVVGGLSFYAARLGLIQNVDHENPMESLLFGSLISAVDPVATLSILGSDEIGCSPQLYYLCFGEAVLNDAVAISLFHVFARYYKQDGPEWSEAEIPSALLYFMTTSILSIGVGVGLGLLASFLFKHTELSRYPNLETSLLFSFCYLCYATGEAVGLSGIMALFFQGVVLSHYNAYNLSPMAHVASEQIFATLATISETAVFLYMGMGVFTGRFENYDFRFAVLALIFCWLGRMLNIFPLSWLANRCRNRSNKIPIEMQCVLWFAGLRGAIAFALAMNMPGPNKDAYASATLSICIFTTVVCGGLTEGMLTAFDMK; this is encoded by the exons ATGGATTCGGCTACATGCCTATGCACAAGCGAAGGTGACAGTAAAGAATTACCGGTAACTTTTAGGCCAGGATCTTTCACGCCGTTGGACCAGGACACTACCACGACTGCAAATCCGACCAATAACGCGGTC TACGATGCTGTCACGGCCCTCTTATTGAACGTGACGATCATCGGATGCCTCTTGCTCGCGTATTACGTCAAAAAGTTTCGAATTTATACATTGCCCGAGTCCGCTGGCGCTTTGCTCGTCGGTATTGCGGTGGGAGGCATCGCGCGTTTGTCCACCGACAATCTACAACTGTGGGAATTCAGTCCCGAAGTGTTTTTCTTTGTACTGCTACCGCCGATTATTTTTGAGGCGGGCTACTCGCTCAAGCGCAAAGACTTTTTTGACAACATTGGCGCCATAACTTTGTATGCTATGTTTGGAACAATCATAAGCACCTTCGTTGTAGGAGGGCTTTCCTTCTATGCTGCCCGCCTTGGTCTCATACAAAATGTGGATCACGAGAATCCGATGGAAAGCCTGCTTTTTGGTAGTCTCATTTCCGCCGTTGATCCAGTCGCCACGTTATCCATATTGGGTAGCGACGAGATTGGTTGTTCACCTCAATTATACTATCTGTGTTTTGGAGAAGCTGTCTTgaacgacgccgtcgccatTTCCTTATTCCACGTCTTTGCTCGTTACTACAAGCAGGACGGCCCCGAATGGAGCGAGGCCGAAATCCCTTCAGCGCTGCTCTACTTTATGACAACATCCATTCTTTCCATTGGAGTTGGGGTGGGGCTTGGACTACTGGCCAGCTTTTTGTTCAAGCACACGGAGCTCTCGAGGTATCCGAATCTTGAAACATCCTTGCTCTTTAGTTTCTGCTATCTCTGTTACGCAACCGGCGAGGCGGTAGGCCTATCCGGAATCATGGCCTTGTTTTTCCAAGGTGTGGTACTCTCACACTATAATGCCTACAATCTCTCTCCGATGGCACACGTGGCGTCCGAACAAATTTTTGCAACTCTAGCGACCATTAGTGAGACGGCCGTATTTTTGTACATGGGCATGGGAGTTTTCACGGGCCGCTTTGAGAATTACGATTTTCGCTTTGCTGTACTGGCCTTGATATTCTGCTGGCTAGGGAGAATGTTGAATATTTTCCCGTTGTCATGGTTGGCGAATCGCTGTCGAAATCGGTCCAACAAGATCCCGATCGAAATGCAGTGTGTGTTGTGGTTTGCCGGTCTGCGAGGGGCAATCGCGTTCGCGCTGGCCATGAACATGCCGGGGCCTAACAAAGATGCGTATGCCTCTGCTACATTATCGATATGTATCTTTACCACTGTTGTCTGCGGTGGTCTAACGGAGGGTATGCTCACTGCGTTTGATATGAAA
- a CDS encoding predicted protein yields MLVDKQNRAYVACAACVLIVSQGTLANEEYQVDAISGESVSLSLLECGIWLAPSTIPGAGLGMYAGKDFKSNENLQASGDVTIPIVDMPHHQNGDWKFLWDEYTWNAVSLGMIHEGLIDVNVASPGFGSAANSFLPLVNVEEWNPEYGACGLHRSRDPGAGAFSTYHNRISTAKRDIAAGEELFVDYGSNWFTSRGHLGPIPLYKDLDRATHLFQQFKNLKTKLQSPTLNTLLTEVWNEFVSYSNYADSRVIGAFHHHDETELRRLENQTLTEIRLQDSSRSREWLALHGTCGDHIVAGVSTIRQAGRGAFATRDLPVGTVVSHIPLIHVPDRKRFEMYNLGVEDGEKYPDKALGISGYQLLLNYCYGHANSTLLLCPYGPMVNLVNHNRTLANVALRWADPRRGNHMPALLKGSIEELEKDRTAKLAMELVATHDIQEGAEVFMDYGDDWEKAWHQHIKDWEAPLGSHAYISADDMNGDKEMHLRTEFELLDKPYPPNLELKCNEAFVDSAWENAWNAGTLRTFLDSKKEDSFLPCEILRSEWKKGKLLYTAVLHQKGVTDSASDRNELLEHVPQDAFQFRDKHYTTDMHQKNAFRHDIRIPDNMLPSVWMNRKE; encoded by the exons ATGCTAGTAGACAAGCAGAATCGAGCGTACGTTGCATGTGCAGCATGTGTGCTGATTGTCTCGCAAGGAACTTTGGCGAATGAGGAGTATCAAGTAGACGCCATATCGGGAGAATCCGTCTCGCTCTCCTTGTTGGAATGTGGCATTTGGCTGGCACCCTCAACCATTCCAGGCGCCGGGCTCGGCATGTATGCTGGAAAAGACTTCAAGTCTAACGAGAACCTGCAAGCTTCGGGTGACGTGACGATCCCTATTGTAGACATGCCGCATCATCAGAACGGAGACTGGAAATTTCTCTGGGACGAATATACTTGGAACGCGGTGAGTCTCGGCATGATTCACGAAGGCTTGATCGACGTAAATGTTGCATCTCCTGGATTTGGTTCCGCTGCAAATTCCTTCCTACCGTTAGTTAATGTGGAGGAGTGGAACCCCGAATACGGCGCCTGTGGACTTCATCGATCTCGAGATCCTGGTGCGGGAGCCTTTTCAACCTACCACAATCGCATTTCTACCGCCAAGAGAGATATTGCCGCAGGCGAAGAACTCTTTGTAG ACTACGGAAGTAACTGGTTTACTAGTCGAGGACATCTAGGTCCCATCCCTCTTTACAAAGACTTGGATCGGGCCACACACCTGTTTCAGCAATTTAAAAACTTGAAAACAAAGTTGCAATCTCCCACTTTGAATACATTGCTGACAGAAGTATGGAATGAGTTTGTGAGTTATAGCAACTATGCAGATTCCAGAGTCATTGGTGCATTTCATCACCATGACGAGACGGAGCTCCGGCGACTGGAAAATCAAACTTTGACCGAGATTCGTTTGCAGGATAGCTCGAGATCGAGAGAGTGGCTAGCTTTACATGGGACATGTGGTGATCATATTGTCGCTGGCGTGTCGACCATTCGTCAAGCCGGCCGTGGAGCTTTCGCGACGCGTGATCTCCCGGTCGGTACAGTCGTATCGCACATTCCTCTCATCCATGTTCCGGACCGAAAACGATTCGAAATGTACAACCTCGGGGTTGAAGACGGAGAAAAATATCCCGATAAAGCTCTCGGGATTTCTGGCTATCAACTCCTATTGAACTATTGTTACGGGCATGCCAATAGTACGTTGCTTTTATGTCCGTACGGACCTATG GTCAATTTGGTGAATCATAATAGGACATTGGCCAACGTGGCCCTTCGATGGGCAGATCCACGCCGCGGAAATCACATGCCGGCCCTTTTAAAGGGATCGATTGAGGAACTAGAAAAGGACAGGACGGCGAAGCTTGCCATGGAATTGGTTGCAACACATGACATCCAAGAAGGAGCGGAGGTCTTTATGGATTACGGCGATGACTGGGAAAAAGCGTGGCATCAACATATCAAGGACTGGGAAGCACCGCTAGGATCCCATGCGTACATATCGGCCGACGATATGAATGGTGACAAAGAGATGCACCTAAGGACCGAGTTCGAATTGCTTGATAAACCTTACCCTCCCAATCTCGAACTCAAATGTAACGaagcttttgttgacagtgCCTGGGAAAATGCCTGGAATGCGGGTACTTTAAGAACCTTTTTGGACTCTAAAAAGGAAGACTCCTTTCTCCCGTGTGAAATTCTTCGCTCAGAATGGAAAAAGGGTAAGCTGCTATACACTGCTGTACTGCATCAGAAGGGGGTGACGGACAGTGCATCGGATCGAAATGAGCTACTCGAACATGTTCCACAAGACGCGTTTCAGTTCCGAGACAAGCATTACACAACAGACATGCATCAAAAGAACGCATTTCGACACGACATTCGAATACCTGATAACATGCTTCCGAGTGTGTGGATGAATCGAAAAGAATAA
- a CDS encoding predicted protein, producing the protein MCNAKSAMNNILHGPASEALERTTKRRRIGSQNQSMPPAADPFSSEDLFQSVTSASDEGFPSIGWNFDDDETDLEPFMATTGDNFRHRIKGTKRERGGLLRCKSFRQGLSGIALEEHFCSTSKSLETCDTLQVCNERESSLCVTKNLPHVPFGSALHGHRFRDLSATSLIRKEGPKPHALCPLA; encoded by the coding sequence ATGTGCAACGCCAAGTCTGCAATGAACAACATCCTTCACGGACCAGCATCAGAGGCGCTAGAACGCACCACCAAGCGAAGGCGAATAGGAAGCCAAAACCAGAGTATGCCACCTGCTGCTGATCCGTTTTCCTCGGAAGACTTGTTTCAGTCCGTCACGTCTGCATCCGACGAAGGATTCCCTTCCATCGGATGGAACtttgacgatgatgaaaCCGACTTAGAACCATTTATGGCAACGACCGGTGACAACTTTCGACATCGAATCAAAGGAACTAAACGCGAACGTGGAGGTCTCCTCAGGTGCAAATCTTTCAGACAAGGCCTTTCCGGGATCGCCTTGGAAGAGCATTTCTGTAGTACGTCGAAGTCCTTGGAAACATGCGATACTTTGCAAGTATGcaacgaaagagaaagctcTCTCTGTGTAACAAAAAATCTTCCCCATGTTCCGTTCGGATCGGCGCTGCATGGCCATCGATTTCGCGACCTTTCTGCAACCAGCTTGATAAGGAAAGAAGGTCCGAAGCCACACGCTCTCTGCCCCCTTGCCTGA